The following proteins come from a genomic window of Anticarsia gemmatalis isolate Benzon Research Colony breed Stoneville strain chromosome 25, ilAntGemm2 primary, whole genome shotgun sequence:
- the apolpp gene encoding retinoid- and fatty-acid binding glycoprotein apolipophorin isoform X1, with protein sequence MGTSSISVLSVILLVSVFWKPAFGNDKCSIACTGSPTTQAFLNGHKYNYGVEGTVTIYVTGASNQETSVKLLGQVSVAAVGNCVHELAVQNLVISGPDGKKHQSPPGIEKPVRFTLQDGRIGAEICSEADDTRRSLNIKRAIISLLQTEQKSSTQVDIFGTCPTDVSSSQEGGAVLVHRSRDLSRCGHREQGKHELISGIFNPNAEIKDTQVLRSSMNVETKVNNGVPEKVAATEEYLYRPFSVGENGARAKVHTKLTLTGKARAANAPSHCTESRTIIFENPHGVAMNQNNMHSALNAVKETAKTLANEAGSKSAGNFAQLVRILRTCNKADLMNVYSHVKGNNVEKRVFLDGLIRAGTGYSIEASIQLLKSKELGPLEQKLVFLSLGNARHVNNEAVKAAASILDTANLPKEVYLGVGALAGIFCREHQCHKVRNDGIAALSQKFAGKLQNCRPKTKLDEDNVVAVLKGIRNMHHLEDNLVDKLSHCAQDNNVKARVKAAALEAFQADPCASKLKKTAIDLMKNRQLDSEIRIKAYLAVIACPCSHSASEIKNLLDNEPVHQVGNFISTSLRNIRSSSNPDKQLARQHYGLIRTPNKFNNDVRKYSFSVEESFNIDALGLGGNVEKNVIYSQDSFLPRSVSLNLTTEIFGHSLNVLEVGGRQGNLDRVAEHLLGPKGFFRTEDLQNIYKNFIVKPLDEYKQKAESAVSRGRRSVKTDVDSFDKNLKAEATPYNSELDLDLYIKLFGTDAVFLSLGDGKGFDLDKVVDQFMQYVNKGINEVKHFQQEVRAHLLFLDAELAYPTSTGLPLKLDLIGSATGRFEAATNIDIRQCLKSPQDAKVDIKLVPSTDIEITGALLVDADAISAGLKVIVNLHSSTGGHVIAKVLENGRGFDLQVGLPIDKQEIITASNDLVYFYAVKGQPEKHTPVKTDLTMKETSGCFDQAADFLGLTVCGEMNVPFTFSGPEAQASISKFIASYPLSGSAKVRVLVEKQNLRGYHIKGVMRADEAGRRGFEILFDAEGAKHGRAQLSGEYVYSQREIGAKLALDSALKVINGQVAMTRSPSELTLLVKGQYDANEVYGKVGFNVQGGGGRTVYKPIAEYKMPGEKEKHNIPISGQVIEEVHDSTRKYTIEGVKLNLPSMKEPICIDGHAGISGAKDFDFDVVVKDLANFKGSLKNNDVTAEFMNKLNPYINFRLKGHFEHDQVTRNEIDLVYGGDLRNQQNRVCFGQMYKYHKNSEEDFNLITKNKFEIYAIPLIARFDADIDPKKLDIEASGQYMDKKAEFDLDARTHIKKQGDYSLKIKTLYDKNGVEVFSKRDIVSADKSNLENYIEFKNIGKYELSGVVLHKTKPNDMNVGAIGHLKVTMGSKAQDIKFDVGVIETPSLYSSHAKVTESQGEVLDYLLKFNRGPNANGQLKLVIKNTISANGQFKVADDKGNGMIIVDFVKAQRKIKGDFKFQAKAPNYGADVDIFLNYEKDNHDKIHYSATAKKTEKLLDTKNKFEYNGKKFELNVRQDGVYSTVGKTHALFELVLPTDRCLTLKVDRDVSQNKDTYNGHAEVLLSDATKRGGAASTISYKGKLSNTNFDKEIINYEGQVELKLKGGKKLLNTFFLKNNPDGDKFKFDFKTELTGNLAPKPASISGHYIYLDSTTNRDDKYRLKANYGDDTNLEVTGVLEVKALDKGDKKYLDDYTVTISLPFEKAHDIKYVSTVLYLQPENKDQLEYTIVESVQVNADVYKIDANGKVGEKSGFSTVKLLVPHVDPVTLEVNYKNDKTDDKIDSHAEVKAKYGKGKSASVAMDASVAPRDNSLSIKASTPHIESLKRLEFTVHSKNPAPDTYVSNVLIDADGRVYKSDSSFVFSKAHPLIDVKYTSPSSPKTSRLYIKGSSLSSTQGKVEMKVENIRDISADLTSEASIQKDNVAFKMVANSEQLGYKNYQVEIASKDTSNGKRLEFKAVNDNKNVLSGSTSFISKQEKDKMIIEGSGAVKVKDEQKSANFKYIRTILGEGNEKGVETFFNIAIGERSYVAESRVTNLEYKNSYVYCEEKKQCAHAEINSKIDISKPGVIQNVVTAGFDLRKLGIAPEFGLNIKDEVSDKKMPQYTMDVHINKEDKKYHLHVYNTPEHGNAKSGITVNLPTRVLALESVVTYPTNKGLPFPIRGEVCLDMDKNKQGHKTSARFLVDLDVSNENQQSAVAEFGFNHPKMNKEAVVKIGGVVQRPAQNSVKIETSASVSHPALGATRESKILFEGSPTHVKVLVNTPLVKVIDVEGTATVNDNLQKAEVKFCLLEGKPVAVTAIAKDYQYFEFTTGYSDESDRKLSIVGHIQPEKRVDVSADIVLGGQKKNIVHGALFLDDNLIKSDYGASKENFNYFFAALKKDLDNLAARIKQLGDKANNDFKATLKRVEPTLQNVQKAYAEDIKKFYQEIADDKALKEISHAFNEIVHYLAKIIDDVIQGTKPIVDKMTQVYIDTAKKIQDMYEKKIEPQIKQIYDTIAHAVKEYLDSIIDVVAHIGAMVQDFYQKHKPELEELTNALTSIFKDLTRLLVAQLKEFRARVTQLTAELSQQVKELPIVALLKEKFQELAVPEQGLALLQDVYNTIRAFMPTPETRDFSDALHAYVMKKLKQEKCDDQKELRVVYQKLSTAITSLIQFIRTQLGQFGVTGPVGSFNPMSFTPGELQSAPSFGGSASASPLSSLLQGDVPDVIAMIKAYRPKNLNPFDEVPAKLRAVVINGQHIFTFDGRHLTFPGNCRYVLAHDHVDRNFTLMMQLVNGAPKSLILEDKHGAIIELKDNGQATLNGANHGYPVIEKDSFAFRQANGRIGVGSLYGIMAFCSPKLEVCYFEVNGYYLGKLRGLLGDGNNEPFDDFRLPNGKVCESESEFGNAYRLSRSCPQVQAPEHNHHQLHHMALPPACEKVFGGSSPLRPIGLFMDIAPFRQACIHACSGDSAEALQQACDLARGYTALAVNSLLPAVLPDVCVQCRDADKPRNVGDSYELKVPNKQADIVVTFETTIDNEKNYKDIVVPLVSQVIDSLKSKRVNDVKVYLVGITSKYPYPIVYDTDPKLKNAKVQFTDKSRYQTHNIEHGQDPVLRAASVVANIYDALTIQLGLTNVVASYSSIFDLPLRAGAIKHTINVVGEECVSQFFLVEAARSVAFGAMFENMAYSHSLVTVTPSLKIGNGKQYSQIVGYTERAVIMLGDKKVGKEAENLRSTLEKTDDACRDFVESTDGIVFSATNFHKMNAGQQKQYIQTAAAAINQRMLHETLVQDCTCTYVDPLRVRSICVNKDRKEVARRRK encoded by the exons ATAAATGTTCCATAGCCTGCACAGGAT CTCCAACGACCCAGGCCTTCCTCAACGGTCACAAATACAACTATGGCGTCGAAGGTACCGTGACCATCTATGTGACCGGAGCCTCCAACCAGGAGACCAGCGTCAAGCTCCTGGGTCAGGTCTCCGTGGCTGCTGTCGGCAACTGCGTGCATGAACTCGCTGTGCAGAACCTGGTCATCTCTGGGCCTGATGGCAAG AAACACCAGAGCCCGCCCGGCATCGAGAAGCCAGTGCGCTTCACGCTGCAGGATGGCCGCATCGGTGCTGAGATCTGCTCGGAGGCCGACGACACTCGCCGCTCACTCAACATTAAGAGAGCCATCATCTCGCTACTGCAGACCGAACAGAAGTCTTCCACCCAG GTGGATATCTTCGGCACCTGCCCCACAGACGTGTCCTCGTCGCAGGAAGGCGGCGCAGTGCTGGTGCACCGCAGCCGCGACCTGTCCCGTTGCGGACACCGCGAGCAGGGCAAGCATGAGCTCATCTCTGGCATCTTCAACCCTAACGCT GAAATCAAGGACACCCAAGTGCTCCGCTCCAGCATGAACGTGGAGACCAAGGTGAACAACGGCGTGCCGGAGAAGGTGGCCGCCACTGAGGAGTACCTCTACAGACCCTTCTCTGTGGGAGAGAACGGCGCCAGGGCGAAGGTCCACACCAAGTTGACGCTGACCGGCAAGGCTAGGGCTGCTAATGCTCCAT CCCACTGCACAGAATCCCGCACCATCATCTTCGAGAACCCCCATGGTGTAGCCATGAACCAGAACAACATGCACTCCGCCCTGAACGCCGTCAAGGAGACCGCCAAGACCCTCGCCAATGAAGCAGGCTCCAAGTCTGCTGGCAACTTCGCTCAACTTGTCAGG ATCTTGCGTACATGCAACAAGGCCGATCTCATGAATGTATACAGCCACGTCAAGGGCAACAATGTTGAGAA ACGTGTGTTCCTGGACGGTTTGATCCGCGCCGGCACCGGCTACAGCATCGAAGCTTCCATCCAGCTGCTGAAGAGCAAGGAGCTGGGTCCCCTGGAGCAGAAGCTGGTCTTCCTGTCCCTGGGTAACGCCAGACACGTCAACAATGAGGCTGTTAAGGCTGCCGCT TCGATCTTGGACACAGCTAACCTGCCTAAAGAAGTATACCTCGGAGTAGGAGCCCTCGCCGGTATCTTCTGCCGCGAGCACCAGTGCCACAAGGTCAGGAACGACGGCATCGCCGCCCTGAGCCAGAAGTTCGCCGGCAAGCTGCAGAACTGCCGCCCGAAGACCAAGCTGGATGAGGACAAT GTTGTAGCCGTGCTGAAGGGTATCCGTAACATGCACCACTTGGAAGACAACCTGGTGGACAAGCTGTCCCACTGCGCGCAGGACAACAACGTCAAGGCCAGGGTTAAGGCTGCAGCTCTTGAAGCCTTCCAGGCTGATCCTTGTGCTTCCAAG CTGAAGAAGACCGCTATCGACCTCATGAAGAACCGTCAGCTGGACTCCGAGATCCGCATCAAGGCGTACCTCGCCGTCATCGCCTGCCCTTGCTCACACTCCGCCTCTGAGATCAAGAACTTGTTGGACAATGAGCCTGTTCACCAAG TTGGCAACTTCATCTCGACGTCTCTGCGCAACATCCGCTCGTCTTCCAACCCTGACAAGCAGCTGGCTCGCCAGCACTACGGACTCATCCGCACTCCCAACAAGTTCAACAACGATGTCAG GAAATACTCGTTCTCCGTTGAAGAATCCTTCAACATTGATGCCCTCGGTCTCGGTGGAAACGTGGAGAAGAACGTCATCTACTCCCAGGACTCGTTCCTGCCCAGGTCTGTCTCCCTGAACCTGACCACTGAGATCTTTGGACACAGCTTGAACGTTCTCGAG GTCGGTGGTCGTCAAGGCAACTTGGACCGCGTCGCCGAGCACTTGCTGGGACCTAAAGGTTTCTTCCGCACCGAGGACCTTCAGAACATCTACAAGAACTTCATCGTGAAGCCCCTGGACGAGTACAAGCAGAAGGCTGAGAGCGCCGTGTCCAGAGGCCGCCGCTCCGTGAAGACTGACGTTGACAGCTTTGACAAGAAC CTGAAAGCCGAAGCAACTCCCTACAACAGCGAATTGGACTTGGACCTGTACATCAAGCTGTTCGGTACTGATGCTGTGTTCCTATCTCTCGGAGACGGCAAGGGCTTCGACTTGGACAAGGTCGTCGACCAGTTCATGCAGTACGTCAACAAGGGCATCAATGAAGTCAAGCACTTCCAG CAAGAAGTACGTGCCCACCTTCTCTTCTTGGACGCTGAGCTCGCCTACCCCACTTCCACCGGTCTCCCTCTGAAACTCGACCTCATCGGTTCCGCCACTGGTCGCTTCGAAGCCGCCACCAACATCGACATCCGTCAATGCCTGAAGAGTCCTCAAGACGCCAAGGTTGACATCAAGCTGGTGCCCAGCACTGACATCGAAATCACCGGAGCTCTGCTCGTAGATGCTGATGCTATCTCCGCTGGTCTGAAGGTCATCGTCAACTTGCACAGTTCTACTGGTGGTCATGTCATCGCCAAGGTTCTGGAGAACGGCCGTGGATTCGACTTGCAAGTCGGTCTGCCCATTGACAAGCAGGAGATCATCACCGCTTCCAACGATCTGGTCTACTTCTACGCTGTCAAGGGACAACCCGAGAAGCACACCCCAGTGAAGACTGACCTCACCATGAAGGAAACTTCCGGATGCTTCGACCAGGCTGCCGATTTCTTGGGTCTGACTGTCTGCGGAGAGATGAACGTACCTTTCACTTTCTCTGGACCTGAGGCTCAAGCTTCAATCTCTAAATTCATTGCTAGCTACCCACTGTCTGGATCTGCCAAGGTTCGCGTGTTGGTTGAGAAGCAAAACCTGAGAGGATACCACATCAAGGGTGTGATGCGCGCTGATGAAGCCGGCAGACGAGGATTCGAGATCTTGTTTGACGCCGAAGGTGCCAAGCACGGTCGCGCTCAACTGTCTGGTGAATACGTCTACAGCCAACGCGAGATTGGAGCTAAACTCGCTCTGGACTCTGCTCTTAAGGTCATCAACGGCCAGGTCGCTATGACCCGCAGCCCATCTGAACTGACTCTGCTCGTTAAAGGACAATACGATGCTAATGAGGTCTACGGCAAAGTTGGTTTCAACGTGCAAGGTGGTGGCGGACGTACAGTGTACAAGCCTATCGCTGAATACAAGATGCCTGGTGAGAAAGAGAAGCACAACATTCCAATCTCTGGCCAAGTTATTGAAGAAGTCCATGACTCTACAAGGAAGTACACCATTGAGGGTGTGAAGTTGAACCTGCCCAGCATGAAGGAGCCCATCTGCATCGACGGTCACGCCGGTATCTCTGGCGCTAAGGACTTCGACTTCGATGTTGTTGTCAAGGACCTGGCCAACTTCAAGGGATCTTTGAAGAATAATGATGTGACTGCTGAGTTCATGAACAAACTGAACCCGTACATCAACTTCAGGCTGAAGGGACACTTCGAACATGACCAAGTT ACACGTAACGAGATCGACCTGGTCTACGGTGGCGACCTCCGCAACCAGCAGAACCGCGTCTGCTTCGGCCAGATGTACAAATACCACAAGAACTCTGAGGAAGACTTCAACCTCATCACCAAGAACAAGT TCGAAATCTACGCCATCCCCCTGATCGCCCGCTTCGACGCTGACATCGACCCCAAGAAACTGGACATCGAAGCCTCAGGCCAGTACATGGACAAGAAGGCCGAATTCGACCTGGACGCCAGGACTCACATCAAGAAACAAGGAGACTACAGCCTGAAGATCAAGACTCTCTACGACAAGAACGGAGTAGAAGTCTTCTCGAAGAGGGACATTGTTTCTGCTGACAAGTCTAATTTGGAAAATTACATTGAGTTCAAGAATATCGGCAAATATGAGCTGTCTGGAGTCGTTCTCCATAAGACTAAGCCTAATGACATGAATGTTGGTGCTATTGGACACCTGAAGGTGACCATGGGCAGCAAGGCCCAGGATATCAA GTTCGACGTCGGTGTCATCGAGACCCCCAGCCTGTACTCCTCTCACGCCAAGGTCACAGAGTCCCAGGGTGAGGTCCTGGACTACCTGCTGAAGTTCAACCGTGGACCCAACGCCAACGGACAGCTGAAACTAGTCATCAAGAACACCATCTCTGCTAACGGTCAATTCAAGGTGGCTGATGATAAGGGCAATGGAATGATCATTGTGGACTTCGTGAAG GCCCAGCGCAAGATCAAGGGAGACTTCAAGTTCCAAGCCAAGGCTCCGAACTACGGAGCTGACGTGGACATCTTCCTCAACTACGAGAAGGACAACCACGACAAGATCCACTACAGCGCCACCGCCAAGAAGACTGAGAAACTACTTGACACCAA GAACAAATTCGAGTACAACGGCAAGAAGTTCGAGCTGAACGTGCGTCAGGACGGAGTGTACTCCACCGTCGGCAAGACCCACGCGCTGTTCGAGCTGGTGCTGCCCACCGACCGCTGCCTCACGCTGAAGGTCGACCGTGATGTCTCACAGAACAAGGAC ACTTACAACGGCCACGCCGAGGTGCTCCTCTCCGACGCCACCAAGCGCGGAGGAGCAGCCTCCACCATCAGCTACAAGGGCAAGCTCTCCAACACCAACTTCGACAAGGAGATCATCAACTACGAAGGCCAGGTGGAGCTCAAGCTGAAGGGCGGCAAGAAACTCCTCAACACCTTCTTCCTGAAGAACAACCCTGATGGTGACAAGTTCAAGTTCGATTTCAAG ACCGAGCTGACCGGCAACCTGGCGCCTAAGCCAGCCTCCATCTCCGGCCACTACATCTACCTGGACTCCACCACCAACCGCGACGACAAATACCGTCTGAAGGCCAACTATGGAGACGACACCAACCTCGAAGTCACCGGCGTCTTGGAAGTCAAGGCTTTGGACAAGGGTGACAAGAA ATACTTGGACGACTACACGGTGACTATCAGCCTGCCCTTCGAGAAGGCGCACGACATCAAGTACGTTAGCACTGTGCTGTACCTGCAACCTGAGAACAAGGACCAACTAGAG TACACCATCGTGGAATCAGTGCAAGTGAACGCTGACGTCTACAAGATCGATGCCAACGGCAAGGTCGGAGAGAAGAGCGGCTTCAGCACCGTCAAGCTGCTGGTGCCCCACGTGGACCCTGTCACCCTGGAGGTCAACTACAAGAACGACAAGACTG ACGACAAGATCGACAGCCATGCCGAAGTTAAAGCTAAGTACGGCAAGGGCAAGTCGGCCTCCGTCGCCATGGACGCGTCCGTCGCCCCCAGAGACAACAGCCTCAGCATCAAGGCCAGCACTCCTCACATCGAGAGCCTGAAGAGGCTTGAGTTCACTGTACACTCCAAG AACCCAGCCCCCGACACGTACGTATCCAACGTACTGATCGACGCTGACGGCCGCGTCTACAAGTCCGACTCCTCGTTCGTGTTCTCCAAGGCTCACCCCCTCATCGACGTCAAGTACACCAGCCCTAGCAGCCCTAAGACCAGCAG GCTCTACATCAAAGGTAGCTCTCTCAGCTCAACCCAGGGCAAGGTAGAAATGAAGGTAGAGAACATCCGTGACATCTCCGCCGACCTGACCAGTGAGGCCAGCATCCAGAAGGACAACGTAGCCTTCAAGATGGTCGCCAACTCAGAACAGCTTGGCTACAAGAACTACCAGGTGGAGATCGCTAGCAAGGACACTTCTAACGGCAAGAGGCTGGAATTTAAGGCAGTAAATGACAACAAGAATGTTCTTAGTGGAAG CACTTCGTTCATCAGCAAACAGGAGAAGGACAAGATGATCATCGAAGGTTCAGGCGCCGTGAAGGTGAAGGATGAGCAGAAGTCCGCCAACTTCAAGTACATCCGCACCATCCTGGGAGAAGGAAACGAGAAGGGTGTTGAG ACCTTCTTCAACATCGCCATCGGCGAGCGCAGCTACGTGGCCGAGTCCAGGGTGACCAACCTTGAGTACAAGAACTCCTACGTGTACTGCGAGGAGAAGAAACAGTGCGCCCATGCTGAGATCAACTCCAAGATCGATATCTCCA AGCCTGGAGTAATCCAGAACGTAGTGACAGCTGGCTTCGACCTGCGCAAGCTGGGCATTGCTCCCGAGTTCGGTCTGAACATCAAGGACGAGGTGTCAGACAAGAAGATGCCGCAGTACACCATGGACGTGCACATCAACAAGGAAGACAAGAAGTACCACCTCCATGTCTACAACACTCCTGAACATGGAA ACGCCAAATCTGGAATCACCGTGAACCTACCCACCCGCGTGTTGGCCCTGGAGTCTGTGGTCACGTACCCCACCAACAAGGGTCTGCCCTTCCCCATCCGCGGCGAGGTGTGCCTCGACATGGACAAGAACAAGCAAGGACACAAGACCTCGGCCAGGTTCCTGGTAGACCTCGACGTGTCTAATGAGAACCAACAGTCTGCTGTCGCCGAGTTTGGATTCAACCATCCTAAGATGAACAAG GAGGCCGTCGTGAAGATTGGCGGAGTAGTACAGCGCCCAGCTCAGAACTCCGTCAAGATTGAGACCTCTGCTTCCGTCTCCCACCCCGCTCTTGGAGCT ACCCGCGAATCTAAGATCTTGTTTGAAGGATCACCTACCCACGTCAAGGTTTTG GTCAACACTCCTCTCGTGAAAGTCATCGACGTAGAAGGAACAGCGACTGTCAACGACAACTTGCAGAAGGCTGAAGTGAAATTCTGTCTGCTGGAGGGCAAGCCCGTCGCAGTGACCGCCATCGCCAAGGACTACCAATACTTCGAGTTCACTACAGGTTATAGCG ATGAATCAGACCGCAAGCTGTCCATCGTGGGCCACATCCAGCCGGAGAAGCGCGTGGACGTGAGCGCCGACATCGTGCTCGGAGGACAGAAGAAGAACATCGTTCACGGAGCCCTGTTCCTCGATGATAACCTCATCAAGAGCGACTATGGCGCGTCTAAGGAGAACTTCAATTACTTCTTC GCTGCTCTCAAGAAGGACCTGGACAACCTGGCAGCCCGCATCAAGCAGCTGGGAGACAAGGCCAACAACGACTTCAAGGCGACCCTCAAGCGCGTGGAGCCCACTCTCCAGAACGTGCAGAAGGCTTACGCCGAGGACATCAAGAAGTTCTACCAGGAGATCGCTGATGATAAGGCGCTGAAGGAAATCTCACACGCTTT CAACGAGATCGTGCACTACCTGGCTAAGATCATCGATGACGTCATCCAGGGTACCAAGCCCATCGTGGACAAGATGACTCAGGTCTACATCGACACCGCCAAGAAGATCCAGGACATGTATGAGAAGAAG ATCGAGCCTCAGATCAAGCAGATCTACGACACAATCGCTCACGCCGTCAAGGAGTACCTGGACAGCATCATCGACGTGGTCGCGCACATCGGCGCCATGGTGCAGGACTTCTACCAGAAGCACAAGCCCGAACTTGAGGAGCTCACCAACGCGCTCACCAGCATCTTCAAGG ACCTGACCCGCCTCCTGGTTGCTCAACTGAAGGAGTTCCGCGCCCGCGTCACTCAGCTGACCGCTGAGCTCTCCCAACAGGTCAAGGAACTGCCCATCGTTGCTTTACTCAAGGAGAAG TTCCAAGAGCTAGCAGTACCGGAACAGGGTCTGGCTCTCCTCCAGGACGTGTACAACACCATCCGTGCCTTCATGCCCACTCCCGAGACCAGAGACTTCTCTGACGCTCTCCACGCTTACGTCATGAAG AAACTGAAGCAAGAGAAGTGTGACGACCAGAAGGAACTGCGCGTGGTGTACCAGAAGCTGTCCACCGCCATCACCTCGCTGATCCAGTTCATCCGCACACAGCTCGGACAGTTCGGAGTCACCGGACCTGTCGGATCTTTCAACCCT ATGTCGTTCACTCCCGGAGAACTGCAATCCGCTCCATCATTCGGCGGCTCGGCGTCTGCCAGTCCTCTGTCATCGCTGCTGCAGGGAGACGTACCTGACGTCATCGCCATGATCAAGGCTTACAGGCCCAAGAACCTGAATCCCTTCGACGAGGTGCCTGCTAAAC TCCGCGCCGTGGTCATCAACGGGCAACACATCTTCACGTTCGACGGGCGCCACCTGACCTTCCCGGGCAACTGCCGCTACGTGCTGGCGCACGACCACGTCGACAGGAACTTCACGCTCATGATGCAGCTCGTCAACGGAGCTCCCAAGTCTCTCATCTTGGAAGACAAGCATGGAGCTATTATTGAACTTAAGGATAATGGACAG GCTACCCTGAACGGCGCCAACCACGGCTACCCAGTCATCGAGAAGGACTCGTTCGCGTTCCGTCAGGCCAACGGCCGCATTGGAGTCGGATCATTGTACGGTATCATGGCCTTCTGCTCGCCTAAACTTGAG GTTTGCTACTTCGAAGTGAACGGCTACTACCTCGGCAAACTGCGCGGTCTTCTCGGAGACGGCAACAACGAGCCCTTCGATGACTTCCGTCTACCCAACGGCAAG GTGTGTGAATCAGAGAGTGAGTTCGGCAACGCGTACCGCCTGTCCCGCAGCTGCCCGCAAGTCCAGGCTCCCGAGCACAACCACCACCAGCTGCACCACATGGCTCTGCCGCCAGCGTGCGAGAAGGTCTTCGGAGGCTCCTCACCACTCAGGCCCATCGGCTTATTCATGGACATCGCTCCCTTCAG ACAAGCTTGCATCCACGCTTGCTCCGGTGACTCCGCCGAGGCCTTGCAGCAGGCCTGTGACCTGGCGCGAGGCTACACCGCCCTGGCCGTCAACAGTCTGCTGCCAGCCGTCCTGCCTGACGTGTGTGTGCAGTGCAGAGACGCTGACAAGCCCAGGAACGTTGGAGACAGCTACGAACTCAAGGTCCCGAACAAGCAGGCTGACATTGTTGTCACCTTCGAAACTACCATT GACAACGAGAAGAACTACAAGGACATCGTGGTCCCGCTGGTGTCGCAAGTGATCGACAGTCTGAAGAGCAAGCGCGTCAACGACGTGAAGGTATACCTCGTCGGTATTACCTCCAAGTACCCGTACCCCATCGTCTATGACACTGACC CGAAACTGAAGAACGCTAAGGTGCAGTTCACGGACAAGTCACGCTACCAGACGCACAACATCGAGCACGGCCAGGACCCCGTGCTGCGAGCCGCCTCCGTCGTCGCCAACATCTATGATGCACTCACCATACAACTTG GTCTGACCAACGTGGTAGCCAGCTACTCCTCGATCTTCGACCTGCCTCTCCGCGCTGGAGCCATCAAACACACCATCAACGTCGTCGGCGAAGAGTGCGTCAGCCAATTCTTCTTG GTGGAAGCAGCTCGCTCCGTGGCGTTCGGCGCTATGTTCGAAAACATGGCGTACTCTCACTCCCTGGTCACCGTCACTCCTTCCCTCAAGATCGGAAACGGCAAGCAGTACAGCCAGATTGTCG